The proteins below are encoded in one region of Kogia breviceps isolate mKogBre1 chromosome 8, mKogBre1 haplotype 1, whole genome shotgun sequence:
- the LOC131760972 gene encoding ficolin-1-like isoform X3 → MEPRGVAVATGPAVLAMAFLCAATTAPDTCPEVKLVGLEGSDKLSILRGCPGLPGPAGPKGEAGISEQKGERGSPGDPGKAGPAGPKGTKGDRGEKGAGGQKGEPGQLHSCATGPRSCKELLTRGHLLSGWHTIYLPDCRPLTVLCDMDVDGGGWTVFQRRSDGSVDFYRDWAAYKQGFGSQLGEFWLGNDNIHALTAQGSSELRIDLVDFEGNHRFAKYQSFRMAGEAEKYKLVLGDFVEGSAGDSLMSHNNHAFSTKDQDNDKNTENCAVQYQGAWWYTNCHVSNLNGRYLGGPHESFANGINWRSGKGYNYSYKVSEMKVRAT, encoded by the exons ATGGAGCCGCGTGGAGTGGCCGTGGCCACAGGGCCGGCAGTGCTGGCCATGGCCTTCCTGTGCGCCGCAACCACTGCCCCTGACACCTGTCCAG AGGTGAAGCTGGTGGGTCTGGAGGGCTCCGACAAGCTCTCCATCCTCCGAGGCTGCCCGGGGCTGCCTGGACCCGCAGGGCCCAAGGGAGAGGCAGGCATCAGTGAACAGAAGG GAGAACGAGGTTCTCCCGGAGACCCTGGGAAGGCAGGGCCGGCCGGGCCCAAAGGTACCAAAG GAGACCGAGGGGAAAAGGGCGCGGGCGGACAGAAAG GAGAGCCGGGGCAGCTTCATTCCTGTGCCACAG GACCTCGGAGCTGTAAGGAGCTGCTCACCAGGGGGCACCTTCTGAGCGGCTGGCACACCATCTACCTGCCCGACTGCCGGCCGCTGACCGTGCTGTGTGACATGGACGTGGACGGCGGGGGCTGGACC GTTTTCCAGCGAAGGAGCGACGGCTCCGTGGACTTCTACCGGGACTGGGCCGCGTACAAGCAGGGCTTCGGCAGTCAGCTGGGAGAGTTCTGGCTGGGCAATGACAACATCCACGCCCTGACCGCCCAGG GAAGCAGCGAGCTCCGGATAGACCTCGTGGACTTCGAGGGCAACCACCGATTTGCCAAGTACCAGTCTTTCAGGATGGCGGGTGAGGCAGAGAAGTACAAGCTGGTCCTGGGAGACTTTGTCGAGGGCAGTGCAG GTGATTCCCTGATGTCCCACAACAACCACGCCTTCTCCACCAAAGACCAAGACAACgacaaaaatactgaaaattgtGCCGTGCAGTACCAGGGGGCCTGGTGGTACACCAATTGTCATGTGTCCAACCTGAACGGTCGCTACCTTGGGGGGCCCCACGAGAGCTTTGCAAACGGCATCAACTGGAGGTCAGGGAAAGGGTACAACTACAGCTACAAGGTGTCGGAGATGAAGGTGCGGGCCACCTAG
- the LOC131760972 gene encoding ficolin-1-like isoform X1 gives MEPRGVAVATGPAVLAMAFLCAATTAPDTCPEVKLVGLEGSDKLSILRGCPGLPGPAGPKGEAGISEQKGERGSPGDPGKAGPAGPKGTKGDRGEKGAGGQKGEPGQLHSCATGPRSCKELLTRGHLLSGWHTIYLPDCRPLTVLCDMDVDGGGWTVSGGDPVFQRRSDGSVDFYRDWAAYKQGFGSQLGEFWLGNDNIHALTAQGSSELRIDLVDFEGNHRFAKYQSFRMAGEAEKYKLVLGDFVEGSAGDSLMSHNNHAFSTKDQDNDKNTENCAVQYQGAWWYTNCHVSNLNGRYLGGPHESFANGINWRSGKGYNYSYKVSEMKVRAT, from the exons ATGGAGCCGCGTGGAGTGGCCGTGGCCACAGGGCCGGCAGTGCTGGCCATGGCCTTCCTGTGCGCCGCAACCACTGCCCCTGACACCTGTCCAG AGGTGAAGCTGGTGGGTCTGGAGGGCTCCGACAAGCTCTCCATCCTCCGAGGCTGCCCGGGGCTGCCTGGACCCGCAGGGCCCAAGGGAGAGGCAGGCATCAGTGAACAGAAGG GAGAACGAGGTTCTCCCGGAGACCCTGGGAAGGCAGGGCCGGCCGGGCCCAAAGGTACCAAAG GAGACCGAGGGGAAAAGGGCGCGGGCGGACAGAAAG GAGAGCCGGGGCAGCTTCATTCCTGTGCCACAG GACCTCGGAGCTGTAAGGAGCTGCTCACCAGGGGGCACCTTCTGAGCGGCTGGCACACCATCTACCTGCCCGACTGCCGGCCGCTGACCGTGCTGTGTGACATGGACGTGGACGGCGGGGGCTGGACCGTGAGCGGGGGCGACCCG GTTTTCCAGCGAAGGAGCGACGGCTCCGTGGACTTCTACCGGGACTGGGCCGCGTACAAGCAGGGCTTCGGCAGTCAGCTGGGAGAGTTCTGGCTGGGCAATGACAACATCCACGCCCTGACCGCCCAGG GAAGCAGCGAGCTCCGGATAGACCTCGTGGACTTCGAGGGCAACCACCGATTTGCCAAGTACCAGTCTTTCAGGATGGCGGGTGAGGCAGAGAAGTACAAGCTGGTCCTGGGAGACTTTGTCGAGGGCAGTGCAG GTGATTCCCTGATGTCCCACAACAACCACGCCTTCTCCACCAAAGACCAAGACAACgacaaaaatactgaaaattgtGCCGTGCAGTACCAGGGGGCCTGGTGGTACACCAATTGTCATGTGTCCAACCTGAACGGTCGCTACCTTGGGGGGCCCCACGAGAGCTTTGCAAACGGCATCAACTGGAGGTCAGGGAAAGGGTACAACTACAGCTACAAGGTGTCGGAGATGAAGGTGCGGGCCACCTAG
- the LOC131760972 gene encoding ficolin-1-like isoform X4, whose protein sequence is MEPRGVAVATGPAVLAMAFLCAATTAPDTCPEVKLVGLEGSDKLSILRGCPGLPGPAGPKGEAGISEQKGERGSPGDPGKAGPAGPKGDRGEKGAGGQKGEPGQLHSCATGPRSCKELLTRGHLLSGWHTIYLPDCRPLTVLCDMDVDGGGWTVFQRRSDGSVDFYRDWAAYKQGFGSQLGEFWLGNDNIHALTAQGSSELRIDLVDFEGNHRFAKYQSFRMAGEAEKYKLVLGDFVEGSAGDSLMSHNNHAFSTKDQDNDKNTENCAVQYQGAWWYTNCHVSNLNGRYLGGPHESFANGINWRSGKGYNYSYKVSEMKVRAT, encoded by the exons ATGGAGCCGCGTGGAGTGGCCGTGGCCACAGGGCCGGCAGTGCTGGCCATGGCCTTCCTGTGCGCCGCAACCACTGCCCCTGACACCTGTCCAG AGGTGAAGCTGGTGGGTCTGGAGGGCTCCGACAAGCTCTCCATCCTCCGAGGCTGCCCGGGGCTGCCTGGACCCGCAGGGCCCAAGGGAGAGGCAGGCATCAGTGAACAGAAGG GAGAACGAGGTTCTCCCGGAGACCCTGGGAAGGCAGGGCCGGCCGGGCCCAAAG GAGACCGAGGGGAAAAGGGCGCGGGCGGACAGAAAG GAGAGCCGGGGCAGCTTCATTCCTGTGCCACAG GACCTCGGAGCTGTAAGGAGCTGCTCACCAGGGGGCACCTTCTGAGCGGCTGGCACACCATCTACCTGCCCGACTGCCGGCCGCTGACCGTGCTGTGTGACATGGACGTGGACGGCGGGGGCTGGACC GTTTTCCAGCGAAGGAGCGACGGCTCCGTGGACTTCTACCGGGACTGGGCCGCGTACAAGCAGGGCTTCGGCAGTCAGCTGGGAGAGTTCTGGCTGGGCAATGACAACATCCACGCCCTGACCGCCCAGG GAAGCAGCGAGCTCCGGATAGACCTCGTGGACTTCGAGGGCAACCACCGATTTGCCAAGTACCAGTCTTTCAGGATGGCGGGTGAGGCAGAGAAGTACAAGCTGGTCCTGGGAGACTTTGTCGAGGGCAGTGCAG GTGATTCCCTGATGTCCCACAACAACCACGCCTTCTCCACCAAAGACCAAGACAACgacaaaaatactgaaaattgtGCCGTGCAGTACCAGGGGGCCTGGTGGTACACCAATTGTCATGTGTCCAACCTGAACGGTCGCTACCTTGGGGGGCCCCACGAGAGCTTTGCAAACGGCATCAACTGGAGGTCAGGGAAAGGGTACAACTACAGCTACAAGGTGTCGGAGATGAAGGTGCGGGCCACCTAG
- the LOC131760972 gene encoding ficolin-1-like isoform X2: MEPRGVAVATGPAVLAMAFLCAATTAPDTCPEVKLVGLEGSDKLSILRGCPGLPGPAGPKGEAGISEQKGERGSPGDPGKAGPAGPKGDRGEKGAGGQKGEPGQLHSCATGPRSCKELLTRGHLLSGWHTIYLPDCRPLTVLCDMDVDGGGWTVSGGDPVFQRRSDGSVDFYRDWAAYKQGFGSQLGEFWLGNDNIHALTAQGSSELRIDLVDFEGNHRFAKYQSFRMAGEAEKYKLVLGDFVEGSAGDSLMSHNNHAFSTKDQDNDKNTENCAVQYQGAWWYTNCHVSNLNGRYLGGPHESFANGINWRSGKGYNYSYKVSEMKVRAT; this comes from the exons ATGGAGCCGCGTGGAGTGGCCGTGGCCACAGGGCCGGCAGTGCTGGCCATGGCCTTCCTGTGCGCCGCAACCACTGCCCCTGACACCTGTCCAG AGGTGAAGCTGGTGGGTCTGGAGGGCTCCGACAAGCTCTCCATCCTCCGAGGCTGCCCGGGGCTGCCTGGACCCGCAGGGCCCAAGGGAGAGGCAGGCATCAGTGAACAGAAGG GAGAACGAGGTTCTCCCGGAGACCCTGGGAAGGCAGGGCCGGCCGGGCCCAAAG GAGACCGAGGGGAAAAGGGCGCGGGCGGACAGAAAG GAGAGCCGGGGCAGCTTCATTCCTGTGCCACAG GACCTCGGAGCTGTAAGGAGCTGCTCACCAGGGGGCACCTTCTGAGCGGCTGGCACACCATCTACCTGCCCGACTGCCGGCCGCTGACCGTGCTGTGTGACATGGACGTGGACGGCGGGGGCTGGACCGTGAGCGGGGGCGACCCG GTTTTCCAGCGAAGGAGCGACGGCTCCGTGGACTTCTACCGGGACTGGGCCGCGTACAAGCAGGGCTTCGGCAGTCAGCTGGGAGAGTTCTGGCTGGGCAATGACAACATCCACGCCCTGACCGCCCAGG GAAGCAGCGAGCTCCGGATAGACCTCGTGGACTTCGAGGGCAACCACCGATTTGCCAAGTACCAGTCTTTCAGGATGGCGGGTGAGGCAGAGAAGTACAAGCTGGTCCTGGGAGACTTTGTCGAGGGCAGTGCAG GTGATTCCCTGATGTCCCACAACAACCACGCCTTCTCCACCAAAGACCAAGACAACgacaaaaatactgaaaattgtGCCGTGCAGTACCAGGGGGCCTGGTGGTACACCAATTGTCATGTGTCCAACCTGAACGGTCGCTACCTTGGGGGGCCCCACGAGAGCTTTGCAAACGGCATCAACTGGAGGTCAGGGAAAGGGTACAACTACAGCTACAAGGTGTCGGAGATGAAGGTGCGGGCCACCTAG